In uncultured Umboniibacter sp., a single window of DNA contains:
- the rplL gene encoding 50S ribosomal protein L7/L12, with translation MSLTKEDIINAVAEMSVTDVVALIEAMEEKFGVSAAAAVAVAGGADAGGAAAEQTEFDVVLTGAGDKKVNVIKAVRGLTGLGLKEAKGMVDGVPSTVKEGVSKDDAEAAKAELEAAGASVELK, from the coding sequence ATGTCTTTGACTAAAGAAGATATCATCAACGCAGTTGCAGAAATGTCTGTAACAGACGTAGTTGCTCTTATTGAAGCAATGGAAGAAAAATTCGGCGTATCAGCAGCGGCAGCAGTAGCTGTAGCTGGCGGTGCAGATGCTGGCGGCGCAGCTGCTGAGCAAACTGAATTCGACGTTGTTCTTACCGGCGCAGGCGATAAGAAAGTTAACGTAATTAAAGCCGTTCGTGGTCTTACAGGTCTTGGCCTTAAAGAAGCGAAAGGAATGGTTGACGGCGTACCGTCAACTGTTAAAGAAGGCGTATCTAAGGATGACGCAGAAGCAGCTAAAGCAGAGCTTGAAGCAGCTGGCGCATCTGTTGAACTTAAGTAA